A region of Candidatus Bathyarchaeia archaeon DNA encodes the following proteins:
- a CDS encoding serine protein kinase RIO, with product MSLRAERKVALREKRYIREQLIKVKRSEELEALEEVFDKSTLMTLYRLLNLNFLTTIHGVVKAGKESKVYWGVLKNGLKVAVKIYLTSSSEFRRGMINYIEGDPRFRRVKRDTRSLIYLWAQKEFKNLQAAYSAGVFVPKPILVEKNVLIMEFIGVDGSPAPLLREVEVKAPTRLYREILNQVKKLYVSAELVHADLSEYNIMMQRGKPFLIDLSQALHREHPSSTMYLTRDLENINKYFIKLGVDVKPVQRILEELKVWPP from the coding sequence GTGAGCCTCCGCGCAGAGAGGAAGGTGGCCCTCAGGGAGAAACGGTACATCAGAGAGCAGCTTATAAAGGTGAAGAGGAGCGAGGAGCTGGAGGCGCTGGAGGAGGTTTTCGACAAGTCAACCCTCATGACGCTGTACAGGCTTCTCAACCTAAATTTTTTAACCACCATCCATGGGGTTGTGAAAGCCGGTAAGGAATCCAAGGTCTATTGGGGAGTCTTGAAAAACGGGTTAAAGGTGGCTGTTAAAATCTATCTTACTTCATCCTCAGAGTTTAGGCGAGGAATGATAAACTATATTGAAGGCGACCCAAGGTTCCGGAGGGTGAAGAGGGATACTAGGTCCCTCATCTACTTATGGGCCCAGAAGGAGTTTAAAAACCTGCAGGCGGCTTACAGCGCAGGGGTTTTCGTTCCAAAGCCCATTTTAGTCGAGAAAAACGTGCTCATCATGGAGTTTATCGGCGTCGACGGTTCACCAGCCCCCCTCTTAAGGGAAGTGGAAGTAAAGGCTCCCACGAGGCTGTACAGGGAGATCCTCAACCAAGTCAAGAAGCTTTACGTTTCAGCGGAGCTCGTCCACGCCGACCTCAGCGAATACAACATCATGATGCAGCGGGGAAAACCTTTCCTCATAGATTTATCCCAAGCCCTGCATAGGGAGCACCCCTCATCCACAATGTACCTGACAAGGGACTTGGAGAACATAAACAAATACTTCATTAAACTGGGCGTCGATGTCAAGCCCGTCCAAAGAATACTGGAGGAATTAAAGGTATGGCCACCTTGA